One window from the genome of Candidatus Omnitrophota bacterium encodes:
- a CDS encoding penicillin-binding transpeptidase domain-containing protein, whose amino-acid sequence MPFSEKNIAILRDIMEVTTTEKGTLYGKTGSGMGVDGKGSLGWFVGFLEHGKTTYIFACNITGGEESSGKVAQTIIENIFKSQGFL is encoded by the coding sequence ATGCCTTTTTCTGAAAAGAATATTGCGATATTGCGAGATATTATGGAGGTGACTACGACTGAAAAAGGAACTCTCTATGGAAAGACAGGTTCAGGCATGGGAGTTGATGGGAAAGGGTCTTTAGGATGGTTTGTCGGATTTCTTGAGCATGGCAAAACGACATATATATTTGCTTGCAATATTACCGGTGGAGAAGAGTCCTCTGGGAAAGTTGCTCAAACTATTATAGAAAATATTTTTAAATCTCAAGGGTTTCTTTAG